From a region of the Fibrobacter sp. UWB2 genome:
- a CDS encoding sigma 54-interacting transcriptional regulator, with product MSMPSSIGPEISVIQKISVAIIHERDVEKLLENVLGILETELGMLRGTFALLFGDTLKIEASRGLDESEKQRGLYRMGEGITGHVAERGLSHVIPDLRKDSRFLNRTGSRHYESQVAFICVPLIHDGSVIGTLSIDRPVDGSTDLDRDVALLEIIANITGDAANECIELHGEREAMLEENRKLRDMLSNNPGELVGNCREMRQVYEQVRQVAPSDATVLIRGGSGTGKEMIARAIVNLSARKDKPFITLNCAALPENLVESELFGHEKGAFTGALNRRVGRAEAADGGTLFLDEVGDLTIQTQVKLLRFLQERTFSRVGSNEELHSDVRFLAATSRNLEELIAQGKFREDLFYRLNIFPITMPDLAKRKSDIILLAEHFIEKMNLRYGKKVARLSTTAINLLMSYHWPGNVRELENCIERAVLTATDDCIHSYNLPPSLQTSLSVGSVGGAPNDKIAPLEVMMENYEREIITEAIKRNDGNISAAGRDLGVSPRMMNYRMNKLGIKSGR from the coding sequence ATGTCCATGCCCTCTTCTATCGGTCCTGAAATTTCGGTCATCCAGAAGATTAGCGTTGCGATTATTCACGAGCGCGATGTTGAAAAGCTGCTCGAGAATGTGCTTGGCATTTTGGAAACTGAACTTGGAATGCTGCGCGGAACTTTTGCGCTGCTCTTTGGCGATACGCTGAAAATCGAGGCTTCGCGCGGGCTAGATGAATCCGAAAAGCAGCGTGGCCTTTACCGTATGGGTGAAGGCATTACGGGGCACGTGGCCGAACGTGGCTTGAGCCATGTGATTCCGGACTTGCGTAAGGATTCCAGATTCTTGAACCGTACGGGTAGCCGCCATTACGAAAGCCAGGTGGCGTTTATCTGTGTTCCCCTGATTCATGATGGTTCGGTGATTGGAACGCTCTCGATTGACCGCCCGGTGGACGGCTCGACCGACCTGGATCGCGATGTGGCGTTGCTCGAAATTATTGCAAATATCACGGGTGATGCGGCGAACGAATGCATTGAGCTTCACGGCGAACGTGAGGCGATGCTCGAAGAAAACCGCAAACTCCGCGATATGCTTTCGAATAACCCCGGCGAACTGGTGGGTAACTGCCGTGAAATGCGCCAGGTGTACGAACAAGTGCGCCAAGTGGCTCCTAGCGATGCTACGGTCTTGATTCGCGGTGGTAGCGGTACGGGTAAGGAAATGATTGCCCGTGCGATTGTGAACTTGTCTGCGAGAAAGGATAAGCCGTTCATTACGCTTAACTGCGCGGCACTCCCAGAAAATCTTGTTGAAAGTGAACTTTTCGGTCATGAAAAGGGCGCCTTTACGGGTGCTTTGAACCGCCGTGTTGGCCGTGCTGAAGCGGCTGATGGGGGTACGCTCTTCTTGGATGAAGTTGGCGATTTGACGATACAGACTCAGGTGAAACTCTTGCGCTTTTTGCAGGAACGTACCTTTAGCCGTGTCGGTAGCAACGAAGAACTCCATTCTGATGTGCGCTTCTTGGCGGCGACTAGCCGTAATCTCGAAGAGCTCATTGCTCAGGGCAAGTTCCGCGAAGACCTTTTCTACCGTCTGAATATTTTCCCGATCACGATGCCGGACTTGGCAAAGCGTAAGTCCGATATCATCTTGCTTGCGGAACACTTTATCGAAAAGATGAATTTGCGTTACGGCAAGAAGGTGGCTCGACTTTCGACGACGGCAATTAATTTGCTTATGAGCTATCACTGGCCGGGCAACGTGCGTGAGCTGGAAAACTGCATTGAACGTGCAGTGCTTACGGCAACGGACGATTGCATCCATAGCTATAACTTGCCGCCTTCACTCCAGACGAGCCTAAGCGTTGGCTCTGTGGGTGGAGCCCCGAACGACAAGATTGCGCCTCTTGAAGTGATGATGGAAAATTACGAACGTGAGATCATTACCGAAGCGATTAAGCGCAATGATGGAAACATCTCTGCGGCAGGGCGCGATCTGGGTGTCTCTCCGCGTATGATGAATTACCGCATGAATAAGCTCGGGATTAAATCCGGACGATAG